In a genomic window of Chryseobacterium sp. G0162:
- a CDS encoding dihydroorotase — translation MKTLIKNVNIVNEGRIFESDILIENDLISKIASGISEDADQIIDGSGKYLLPGVIDDQVHFRDPGLTHKGDIETESRAAIAGGVTSFIDQPNTVPNAVTQDLLADKYEIASQKAYANYGFMMGGTNDNLEEVLKTNPRNVPGIKLFLGSSTGNMLVDNPETLENIFSNTTMLIAVHCEDEATIRANTQQYMDEYGEDIPVKFHHLIRSEEACYKSSSKAIELAQKTGARLHVFHLSTAKEMELFRNDIPLKDKKITAEVCVHHLTFTNEDYETKGGLIKWNPAVKTQKDKDALWEALLDDRIDVIATDHAPHTAEEKDNVYTKCPSGAPLVQHSLVVMLENYKNGKISLEKIVEKMSHNPAILFRVEKRGFVKEGYKADLVLVDLNEDWTVSKDNLLYKCGWSPLEGMNFHSKVTHTFVNGNLVYDNGKIAEEKFGERLLFEVKE, via the coding sequence ATGAAGACCCTAATCAAAAATGTAAATATTGTCAATGAAGGAAGAATCTTTGAAAGCGATATCTTAATAGAAAATGACTTGATTTCTAAAATAGCTTCCGGTATTTCTGAAGATGCAGATCAGATTATTGATGGCTCAGGAAAATATCTTCTTCCTGGTGTGATTGATGATCAGGTACATTTCCGTGATCCTGGTTTAACTCACAAAGGAGATATTGAAACGGAATCAAGAGCTGCTATTGCCGGAGGAGTGACCAGTTTTATCGATCAGCCTAATACAGTTCCCAACGCTGTTACTCAGGATTTATTAGCGGATAAATATGAAATAGCTTCTCAGAAAGCATATGCCAACTATGGTTTTATGATGGGAGGAACAAATGATAACCTTGAGGAAGTTTTAAAAACAAATCCGAGAAATGTTCCGGGTATCAAATTATTTTTAGGGTCATCTACTGGAAATATGCTGGTTGATAATCCAGAAACATTGGAAAATATTTTCAGTAATACAACCATGCTGATCGCTGTTCACTGTGAAGATGAGGCCACTATCAGAGCCAATACTCAACAATATATGGATGAATATGGAGAAGATATTCCGGTGAAGTTCCATCACTTGATCAGAAGTGAAGAGGCTTGCTATAAATCCTCTTCAAAAGCAATTGAACTGGCTCAGAAAACAGGAGCAAGACTTCATGTCTTTCACCTTTCTACGGCTAAGGAAATGGAGCTATTCAGAAATGATATTCCACTAAAAGATAAAAAGATTACTGCTGAGGTATGTGTTCACCACCTTACCTTTACGAATGAGGACTACGAAACAAAAGGAGGTCTCATCAAGTGGAATCCGGCTGTAAAAACACAAAAGGATAAAGATGCTCTTTGGGAAGCATTGCTGGATGACAGAATTGATGTGATTGCAACGGACCACGCACCTCATACCGCAGAAGAAAAGGATAATGTGTATACAAAATGCCCGTCGGGAGCACCATTGGTTCAGCATTCATTAGTCGTGATGCTGGAAAACTATAAAAACGGTAAAATCTCCCTAGAGAAAATTGTTGAAAAAATGAGCCACAATCCTGCAATTCTTTTCAGAGTAGAAAAGAGAGGTTTTGTAAAAGAAGGATATAAGGCAGATCTTGTTTTGGTAGATTTAAATGAAGACTGGACGGTATCCAAAGATAACTTATTATACAAATGTGGATGGAGTCCTCTTGAAGGAATGAACTTTCACTCTAAAGTTACCCACACTTTTGTCAATGGAAACCTGGTTTATGATAATGGAAAAATTGCTGAAGAGAAATTTGGGGAGAGACTACTTTTCGAGGTGAAAGAATAA
- a CDS encoding response regulator transcription factor → MEKSKILYAEDDKTIAFLVEDSLESYYDISCYSDGESALEAFNSKDYDICLLDIMMPGMNGFEVAQQIRSKNSEIPIIFISAKALKEDRIKGLKIGADDYLVKPFSIEELMLKIEVFLKRTKKTNPTPVKYKVGKYDFDPKNYTLQGIENNITLTQRESELLHYFLNHKNTVVKRQDILKAIWGDDDYFMGRSLDVFISRLRKVLAAEQDILIENLHGIGFRFSEKNKY, encoded by the coding sequence TTAGAAAGTTATTATGATATCAGCTGCTATTCGGACGGAGAATCTGCATTGGAAGCATTTAACAGTAAGGATTATGATATTTGTCTGCTGGATATTATGATGCCTGGCATGAACGGATTTGAAGTAGCCCAGCAGATTCGTAGTAAAAACTCTGAGATCCCGATTATTTTTATTTCTGCAAAAGCTTTAAAGGAAGACAGAATCAAAGGGTTAAAAATAGGAGCCGATGATTATCTGGTAAAACCATTCAGTATTGAAGAACTGATGCTGAAAATAGAAGTTTTCCTGAAACGTACAAAGAAAACCAATCCCACTCCTGTAAAATACAAAGTCGGGAAATATGATTTTGACCCTAAAAACTACACCCTGCAAGGCATAGAAAACAACATCACTCTTACTCAAAGAGAGTCTGAACTTCTTCATTATTTTCTCAATCACAAAAATACCGTTGTGAAAAGACAGGATATCCTAAAGGCCATCTGGGGAGATGATGATTATTTCATGGGGAGAAGTCTGGACGTATTTATTTCCCGGTTGCGAAAAGTGCTAGCTGCGGAACAGGATATTTTAATTGAAAATCTGCACGGAATAGGGTTCCGTTTTTCCGAAAAAAATAAATATTGA
- a CDS encoding lipopolysaccharide biosynthesis protein, with protein MYKKLLGQTIIYGVGAIAPRIILFILNPLLIYKIPNEGFAIFTQLYAWISFVNIILSFGFETAYFRFSAEDDNEKKTFNTSFWFLFSTSTLFLALCYLFNQPIADYLGYHDNPQYIKWFALIAFFDNLLVIPFAWLRFHNKPIKYSAVRIFQSIFQAVFTAALFFWIPESVSKGFGLNQNVDYPFFSNLAGSALGFLLLLPIILKVRFQFITSLFKRMIKYSFPLMLAGLAFMVNENFDKSIQRNHISDEEAGAYGGCYKLAVLMTLFVTAYRMGIEPFFFKQMDKGDAKKTYAKVAEYFAFFACAVALGIIANISWLKSVFIPNKSYWIAIDIIPIIVVANLCFGIYYNFSTWYKVTDRTSVGTVISWIGAGINIVLNYLALSYYHSMIGSAWATFGAYAIMMIVSYLLGQKYYPIPYRMKKMSFFLLLLGVFSFIIVKYLNYNILTSNLLFLIFLGILIYSEKNMILSRIRKN; from the coding sequence TTGTATAAGAAATTATTAGGGCAGACAATTATTTATGGAGTGGGGGCTATCGCGCCAAGAATTATTTTATTCATCCTTAATCCACTGTTGATCTATAAAATTCCCAATGAAGGTTTTGCAATTTTCACACAGCTTTATGCGTGGATTTCATTTGTGAACATTATCCTTTCATTTGGTTTTGAAACAGCCTATTTCCGATTCTCTGCGGAAGATGATAATGAGAAAAAAACCTTCAATACTTCATTCTGGTTTTTATTTTCAACCTCTACCCTATTCCTGGCATTATGCTATTTATTCAATCAACCTATTGCCGATTATTTAGGATATCATGATAATCCTCAATATATTAAATGGTTTGCATTAATTGCTTTTTTTGACAATCTATTGGTGATTCCTTTTGCATGGCTGCGTTTCCACAATAAGCCTATTAAATACTCAGCAGTGAGAATCTTTCAGTCCATATTTCAGGCAGTTTTTACAGCAGCTCTATTCTTTTGGATTCCAGAAAGTGTATCAAAAGGTTTTGGTCTAAATCAAAATGTAGATTATCCTTTCTTCAGTAATCTGGCAGGAAGTGCTTTAGGTTTCCTCTTGTTACTTCCTATTATATTAAAAGTAAGATTCCAATTCATCACCTCTTTATTTAAGCGTATGATCAAGTATTCATTTCCATTGATGCTGGCAGGTCTTGCTTTTATGGTGAATGAAAACTTTGATAAATCTATACAGAGAAATCATATTTCAGATGAGGAAGCCGGTGCTTATGGAGGCTGTTATAAACTAGCCGTCCTGATGACTTTATTTGTTACAGCTTACCGAATGGGTATTGAGCCATTCTTTTTTAAGCAAATGGATAAAGGGGATGCTAAAAAGACCTATGCTAAAGTAGCAGAATACTTTGCTTTTTTTGCCTGTGCTGTAGCTCTGGGAATCATCGCCAATATTTCATGGTTAAAGAGTGTTTTTATTCCTAATAAATCTTATTGGATTGCAATAGACATTATCCCAATTATTGTAGTAGCTAACCTTTGCTTCGGAATATATTATAACTTTTCCACCTGGTATAAAGTAACGGACAGAACGAGTGTTGGAACCGTAATTTCATGGATTGGAGCAGGTATTAATATTGTTTTAAACTACTTAGCCTTATCCTACTACCACAGTATGATTGGTTCTGCTTGGGCTACATTCGGGGCATATGCAATTATGATGATTGTATCATACTTGCTGGGACAAAAATATTACCCAATTCCTTATAGAATGAAGAAGATGAGTTTCTTCTTACTATTACTTGGAGTTTTCAGTTTTATCATTGTAAAATATCTTAACTATAATATTTTAACAAGTAATTTATTATTCTTAATCTTCTTAGGAATTTTGATCTATTCTGAGAAAAATATGATTTTATCAAGAATCAGGAAGAATTAA
- a CDS encoding DUF4292 domain-containing protein, translating to MKNWIPFFLLLLALSSCKTRNAVKSGTGTPQDSIKTTEDNRNPKDVNQPVRDKFSFYEHVLIPLKFEQIKIDSKVRVETGSFIPTLDATIYIENDKKVWMNLRALFLNVARGIATPEGIKGQDKTSKTYIDSDFDYLNNLLNVNFIDYEALERILLGRTFIKINDSQFTLTQNAQGYKMVSNVNQKIVSDEKQREYKIALQYDTNYDLLTVNLKDVLSPDELEISYSNWNEYNGIRLPQNVKIIIKGSKSSQILLENTKFDFSRMETPYSVPSSYKKIEIK from the coding sequence ATGAAAAATTGGATCCCGTTTTTTTTATTGCTTCTTGCTTTATCATCCTGTAAAACCCGTAATGCTGTAAAAAGTGGCACAGGTACTCCCCAAGACAGTATCAAAACAACAGAAGATAACAGAAATCCAAAAGATGTAAACCAACCGGTAAGGGATAAATTCTCCTTTTACGAACATGTACTAATCCCACTAAAATTCGAGCAGATCAAAATTGACAGTAAGGTACGGGTAGAAACCGGCAGCTTTATTCCAACACTGGATGCAACCATTTATATTGAAAATGATAAAAAAGTTTGGATGAACCTGAGAGCCCTTTTCCTTAATGTGGCCAGAGGTATAGCTACTCCGGAAGGAATAAAAGGGCAGGATAAGACAAGCAAAACATATATTGATTCCGATTTTGATTATCTTAATAATCTACTGAACGTTAACTTCATTGATTATGAAGCTCTCGAAAGAATCCTGTTGGGAAGAACCTTTATAAAGATTAATGATTCTCAGTTTACACTCACTCAAAATGCACAGGGATACAAAATGGTTTCTAATGTCAACCAGAAAATTGTAAGTGATGAAAAACAGAGAGAGTACAAAATTGCATTGCAATATGATACCAATTATGATTTACTGACTGTCAACTTAAAAGATGTCTTATCTCCGGATGAGTTAGAAATATCTTACAGTAATTGGAATGAATACAATGGAATCCGCTTGCCGCAAAATGTTAAAATAATTATAAAAGGCTCAAAATCTAGTCAAATTTTACTGGAAAACACGAAATTTGACTTTTCGAGGATGGAAACACCTTATTCTGTACCATCCAGTTATAAGAAAATTGAGATTAAATGA
- the ribA gene encoding GTP cyclohydrolase II, translating to MIKIQAEANVPTEHGNFRMIAFSENENDWMPHMAIIADNTDFSKPVNVRFHSECITGEVFHSKKCECGQQLDAAMKYIHENGGIIIYLRQEGRNIGIINKLKAYSLQEKGLDTVQANLELGLPADDRNFGVAIEILNLLDVKDVNLLTNNPEKVKYVVDSNVHLNSRIPLQIPANEISKGYLQTKKDFFGHLLDDNDN from the coding sequence ATGATTAAAATTCAGGCGGAAGCCAATGTTCCTACAGAGCACGGCAATTTCCGAATGATTGCTTTCTCCGAAAACGAAAATGACTGGATGCCTCACATGGCAATCATCGCAGACAATACAGATTTTTCAAAACCTGTAAATGTCCGTTTCCATTCAGAATGTATTACCGGGGAAGTTTTCCATTCAAAAAAATGTGAATGTGGGCAGCAGTTGGATGCTGCAATGAAATACATCCACGAAAACGGAGGTATTATTATTTATCTTCGTCAGGAAGGCCGTAATATTGGGATCATCAATAAATTAAAGGCATATTCATTACAGGAAAAAGGACTTGATACGGTACAGGCCAATCTTGAACTGGGACTTCCTGCTGATGACAGGAACTTTGGTGTAGCTATTGAAATCCTTAATCTGTTGGATGTAAAAGATGTCAATCTTTTGACCAATAACCCTGAAAAGGTAAAATATGTGGTAGATAGTAATGTACATCTTAATTCAAGGATACCATTACAGATTCCGGCCAATGAGATAAGTAAAGGCTATTTACAAACGAAAAAAGATTTCTTTGGACATCTACTCGATGACAATGATAACTAG
- a CDS encoding GH92 family glycosyl hydrolase has translation MKNHRAIVFLFLLFLSLYFKAQKFERLYQYVNPLIGTEKMGHTYPGATVPFGAIQLSPETDSISYELNGKYNGEVYKYCAGYRYEDKTITGFSSTHFSGTGHSDLGDFLIMPTVGKLQLNPGTATHPENGYRSRFSHQNEKAAAGYYQVKLDDYNILAELTATPRVGVHRYTFPKSDQAHIILDLMAGIYNYDGKNVWTYVRKEDGNTITGYRQTNGWARTRTVYFAMTFSKPFKSYGQKNYDEKQIYKGFWRKFDQTKNFPEIAGKNLKMYFDFDTNEGESIEIKLAISPVSQANALENLEKEAGNLTFDQVKANAQRDWDKELNKIVIEGSETQKTNFYTAMYHTFINPTVYMDVNGEYKGLDQNIHKAENFINYTTFSLWDTYRALHPFFNIIQPKRNNDMVRSMMAHYNQFSMKMLPIWSHYANDNWCMSGYHSVSVVADAIIKGNYNGDAKEALKACVETANKRDYEGIGQYIDLGYIPAEKNGTSVSNTLEYTYDDWAIAQLAKHLGETEIYNQFIKRSQNWKNNFDKTIGFMRPRLADGSFKKDFDVLSTHGQGFIEGNSWNYSFFVPQNPDELITMMGGKKKFASKLDELFSMHLPDEFFADTEDITREGIIGGYVHGNEPAHHVAYLYNWAGQPWKTQSQIRHILEMQYKATPDGLGGNDDTGQMSAWYILSSLGFYPVAPGSDNYSIGSPAIDNAVLNLENGKTFEIEAINQSPQNVYVQKVLLNGKEVKNFTLKHSEIMNGGKLTFYMGNKAKK, from the coding sequence ATGAAAAATCACAGAGCCATTGTTTTTCTGTTTCTATTATTTTTAAGTCTTTACTTTAAAGCTCAAAAATTTGAAAGATTATATCAATATGTAAATCCACTCATCGGAACTGAAAAAATGGGGCATACCTATCCCGGAGCTACTGTTCCCTTTGGAGCCATACAATTAAGTCCGGAAACTGACAGCATTTCCTATGAACTTAACGGAAAATACAATGGTGAAGTTTATAAATATTGCGCAGGCTATCGTTATGAAGACAAAACCATTACAGGCTTTAGCTCTACTCATTTTAGTGGTACGGGGCATTCTGACCTTGGGGATTTTTTGATAATGCCTACTGTTGGGAAGCTTCAGCTTAATCCCGGAACGGCTACACATCCTGAAAATGGATACAGAAGCAGATTTTCACATCAGAACGAAAAGGCCGCTGCAGGATATTATCAGGTTAAGCTTGATGATTATAATATCCTTGCAGAATTAACCGCTACTCCAAGGGTGGGAGTCCATCGTTATACTTTTCCCAAATCTGATCAGGCTCATATTATTTTAGATCTGATGGCGGGCATCTATAACTATGACGGAAAAAATGTCTGGACCTATGTCCGCAAAGAAGATGGTAACACCATTACAGGATATAGGCAAACCAATGGCTGGGCAAGAACAAGAACGGTTTATTTTGCGATGACATTTTCAAAACCTTTCAAATCCTACGGTCAGAAAAATTATGATGAAAAGCAGATTTACAAAGGATTTTGGAGAAAGTTCGATCAAACAAAAAACTTCCCGGAAATCGCTGGAAAAAATTTAAAAATGTATTTTGATTTTGACACGAATGAAGGTGAATCTATTGAGATCAAACTTGCAATTTCTCCTGTAAGCCAAGCTAATGCTTTGGAAAACCTTGAGAAGGAAGCCGGAAATTTAACGTTCGATCAGGTTAAGGCAAATGCGCAAAGAGATTGGGACAAGGAATTAAATAAAATTGTTATTGAAGGTTCTGAAACCCAAAAGACCAATTTTTATACTGCGATGTATCATACATTCATTAACCCCACAGTTTATATGGATGTAAACGGAGAATACAAAGGATTGGATCAAAATATTCACAAAGCAGAAAATTTCATCAACTATACTACATTCTCTTTATGGGATACGTATCGGGCTCTTCATCCTTTCTTTAATATTATTCAACCTAAACGTAATAATGACATGGTGAGATCAATGATGGCTCATTATAATCAGTTTTCAATGAAAATGTTACCCATATGGTCACATTATGCCAATGACAACTGGTGCATGAGTGGTTATCACAGCGTAAGTGTTGTTGCCGATGCTATTATCAAAGGAAATTATAATGGTGATGCTAAAGAAGCCCTGAAAGCATGTGTAGAAACAGCCAACAAAAGAGACTATGAAGGGATTGGTCAATATATTGATCTAGGATATATTCCTGCTGAAAAAAACGGAACTTCAGTTTCAAATACTCTGGAATATACTTATGATGACTGGGCCATTGCTCAGTTGGCTAAACATTTAGGAGAAACAGAAATCTATAATCAATTCATCAAACGTTCTCAAAATTGGAAGAATAATTTTGACAAAACCATCGGATTTATGCGTCCGCGCCTTGCTGATGGAAGTTTTAAAAAAGATTTCGATGTTTTAAGTACCCACGGACAGGGATTCATTGAAGGGAACTCATGGAACTATAGCTTTTTTGTTCCGCAAAATCCAGATGAGCTGATAACAATGATGGGCGGAAAAAAGAAATTTGCATCAAAGCTGGATGAACTGTTTTCAATGCACCTACCCGATGAATTTTTCGCAGATACTGAAGATATTACCAGAGAAGGGATTATCGGTGGATATGTTCACGGAAACGAACCGGCACATCATGTTGCTTATCTCTATAACTGGGCAGGACAGCCTTGGAAAACCCAATCACAGATCCGTCATATTCTTGAAATGCAATATAAAGCAACACCGGACGGATTAGGAGGAAATGATGATACAGGACAAATGAGCGCGTGGTATATTCTAAGTTCATTAGGTTTTTATCCTGTAGCTCCCGGTTCAGACAACTATTCAATAGGAAGTCCGGCCATTGACAATGCTGTTTTAAATTTAGAAAACGGAAAAACTTTTGAAATTGAAGCCATCAATCAAAGCCCACAAAATGTATATGTACAAAAGGTTCTTTTAAATGGAAAAGAGGTTAAAAATTTCACATTAAAGCATTCTGAGATTATGAATGGAGGAAAACTTACTTTTTATATGGGCAATAAGGCTAAAAAATAG
- a CDS encoding DUF4254 domain-containing protein, with protein MKFTETAWKVFNQSIEDYHVSDDVNTLINNPFEKDSLERILYAKNWIDTVQWHLEDIIRDENIDPAEALQLKRTIDASNQKRTDLVEYIDSWFLNKFENITPKPEAKINTETPAWAVDRLSILALKVYHMSLEANRESASEEHRNNCQAKLDVLLTQREDLSTSINQLLADIENGNVKMKVYKQMKMYNDESLNPILYQKGQQK; from the coding sequence ATGAAATTTACTGAGACTGCATGGAAAGTCTTCAATCAATCTATTGAAGACTATCACGTGTCTGATGACGTTAACACTCTAATTAATAACCCGTTTGAAAAAGATAGTTTGGAACGGATTTTGTATGCAAAGAACTGGATTGATACCGTTCAATGGCATCTGGAAGATATTATTAGAGATGAAAATATTGATCCGGCTGAAGCTCTTCAATTAAAGAGAACAATAGACGCCTCCAATCAGAAAAGAACTGATCTGGTTGAGTATATTGACAGCTGGTTCCTTAATAAGTTTGAAAATATAACTCCTAAACCTGAGGCAAAGATAAATACGGAGACTCCCGCTTGGGCAGTAGACAGATTATCAATTCTTGCATTAAAGGTTTATCATATGTCATTAGAAGCCAATAGAGAATCCGCTTCTGAAGAACACAGAAATAATTGCCAGGCTAAACTGGATGTTCTGCTTACTCAGAGGGAAGATCTATCTACTTCTATAAATCAGTTGCTTGCTGATATTGAGAACGGTAACGTTAAGATGAAAGTATACAAACAAATGAAAATGTATAACGATGAAAGTCTTAACCCAATCCTTTATCAAAAAGGGCAACAGAAATGA
- a CDS encoding sugar phosphate nucleotidyltransferase — MKIIVPMAGRGSRLRPHTLTVPKPLIPIAGKPIVQRLVEDIAKVAGEKIEEVAFIIGDFGPEIERSLLQITEKLGAKGSLYYQNDPLGTAHAIKCAEQSMTGDVVIAFADTLFRADFQLDKNSDGVIWVKSVEDPSAFGVVKLDNYGFITDFVEKPQTFVSDLAIIGIYYFNSAEKLMDEINYIMDNDIKNGGEYQLTMALENLRAKGAKFTLGKVNDWMDCGNKNATVETNSKILEYEKEEMSHYPASAVIENSLIIQPCFIGENVKISNSKVGPGVSLGNNTIIVNSNIENSLIQENTRINHGNLSNSMIGNSAQYFGVAREISLGDYSVLDFLSK; from the coding sequence ATGAAAATTATTGTTCCAATGGCTGGACGTGGTTCCAGATTACGTCCACATACATTAACCGTTCCAAAACCACTTATTCCTATCGCAGGGAAACCTATCGTACAGAGATTAGTGGAAGATATTGCTAAGGTTGCAGGAGAAAAAATTGAAGAGGTAGCTTTTATCATCGGAGACTTTGGTCCTGAGATCGAAAGATCACTTCTTCAGATTACCGAAAAACTAGGAGCAAAAGGAAGTTTATATTATCAAAATGATCCACTTGGAACAGCCCATGCGATTAAATGTGCAGAACAGTCAATGACAGGAGATGTTGTTATTGCTTTCGCTGATACTCTTTTCCGTGCAGACTTCCAGCTGGATAAAAATTCTGACGGAGTAATATGGGTAAAAAGTGTAGAAGATCCATCTGCTTTTGGAGTTGTAAAATTAGATAACTATGGTTTCATTACAGACTTCGTAGAAAAACCACAGACATTTGTCTCTGACCTTGCCATCATTGGAATTTACTACTTCAATAGTGCCGAAAAGCTAATGGATGAAATCAACTATATCATGGACAATGATATTAAAAACGGTGGAGAATACCAGCTGACGATGGCCTTGGAGAACCTTAGAGCTAAGGGCGCTAAATTCACTTTGGGTAAAGTAAATGACTGGATGGACTGCGGTAACAAAAATGCTACAGTAGAAACCAACAGCAAAATCCTTGAATATGAAAAAGAGGAAATGAGCCATTATCCTGCTTCTGCAGTCATTGAGAATTCATTGATCATTCAGCCATGCTTTATTGGGGAAAATGTAAAAATATCCAACTCTAAAGTAGGTCCTGGAGTTTCATTAGGAAATAACACCATTATTGTCAATTCCAATATTGAAAACTCTCTCATTCAGGAAAACACAAGAATCAACCACGGAAATCTTTCCAATTCTATGATTGGTAATTCTGCTCAGTATTTTGGAGTGGCAAGAGAAATTTCTCTGGGAGATTATTCAGTATTAGATTTTCTTTCCAAGTAA
- a CDS encoding M23 family metallopeptidase, with amino-acid sequence MIKKFSFLIGVLMFGLHQGQQKKEQLQKQNAELKKQIAQINTDLAKTRSESKLSIAYLTSVNQKLVLREKVYNNTQKEKRFIEDDIYLKQLEINRQNKELAVLRKNYAEVLVNAYKNKGVQNKVTFILSAKNMGEAIRRVQYLKQYSDYQDKKAAEITDAANQIKKTITQRQNSVKEKENLLVNQQKDLATINTERAQKEQLVADFKKNESKLTAELKQKQVQSKALEGQIRAIIAEEIRIAKAEEEARRKAEAEKIRLAKLAAEREKARIEAEAKARAEALERERRIAEAEAKRAAELAAKRAEEERKRNEEAAKAEANSRDEARKLAAKKASDEAAANAKAAADKLAAARAAEAALAKKKEEEKKAAESKAMTSYGVTTSTGSSFAENRGRLGYPADRAGQITHRFGRQPHPVFKNITEENNGIKLSVPSGTRAKSVYPGSVSSVLANNDGTKTVIIKHGSYFTIYSNLGSVSVSKGQQVSAGTPVGTVAQDFDGAYTLDFQVWNGSTPVDPLGWISY; translated from the coding sequence ATGATTAAAAAATTTAGCTTTTTAATAGGTGTTCTTATGTTCGGGCTGCACCAGGGGCAGCAGAAAAAAGAACAGTTACAAAAACAGAATGCCGAACTTAAAAAACAAATTGCACAAATAAATACAGATTTAGCTAAAACAAGGAGCGAATCTAAACTTTCCATAGCCTATCTTACCAGCGTTAATCAAAAGTTAGTCTTAAGAGAAAAAGTCTACAATAACACTCAAAAAGAAAAGAGATTTATTGAAGATGATATCTATCTGAAGCAGCTTGAGATCAACCGTCAGAATAAAGAACTGGCTGTTCTGAGAAAGAACTATGCTGAAGTTTTGGTAAATGCTTATAAAAATAAAGGGGTACAGAATAAAGTAACCTTCATCCTTTCAGCTAAAAACATGGGCGAGGCTATCCGAAGAGTACAATATTTAAAGCAGTATTCAGACTATCAGGATAAAAAAGCAGCTGAAATTACTGATGCTGCCAATCAGATCAAAAAAACCATTACACAAAGACAGAACTCTGTAAAAGAAAAAGAAAACCTTCTGGTAAATCAACAGAAGGATTTAGCTACGATTAATACGGAAAGAGCCCAAAAAGAGCAACTGGTAGCTGATTTTAAAAAGAATGAATCGAAGCTTACTGCTGAACTGAAACAAAAACAGGTTCAATCCAAGGCTCTTGAAGGGCAGATCAGAGCAATTATTGCTGAAGAGATCAGAATTGCGAAAGCTGAAGAAGAAGCAAGAAGAAAAGCAGAAGCCGAAAAAATACGTTTAGCAAAACTTGCCGCTGAAAGAGAAAAAGCAAGAATCGAAGCGGAAGCGAAAGCAAGAGCTGAAGCGTTAGAAAGAGAAAGAAGAATTGCTGAAGCCGAAGCAAAAAGAGCAGCCGAATTAGCAGCAAAAAGAGCGGAGGAGGAAAGAAAGCGTAATGAAGAAGCTGCAAAAGCAGAAGCCAATTCAAGAGATGAAGCAAGAAAATTAGCCGCGAAAAAAGCTTCAGATGAAGCAGCAGCTAATGCAAAAGCAGCAGCAGATAAGTTAGCCGCAGCAAGAGCAGCAGAAGCAGCACTAGCCAAGAAAAAAGAAGAAGAGAAAAAAGCGGCAGAGTCTAAAGCAATGACAAGTTACGGAGTGACTACTTCCACAGGAAGCAGTTTTGCGGAAAACAGAGGAAGATTAGGATATCCTGCAGACAGAGCCGGGCAAATTACTCACCGTTTCGGAAGACAGCCACACCCTGTTTTCAAAAATATTACAGAAGAAAATAATGGGATTAAACTTTCCGTACCTTCAGGTACTCGTGCAAAGTCTGTATATCCGGGATCTGTCTCTTCAGTACTTGCGAACAATGACGGTACAAAAACCGTAATCATTAAACACGGAAGTTATTTTACTATATATTCCAACTTAGGAAGTGTAAGTGTTTCCAAAGGACAGCAGGTTTCTGCAGGAACTCCAGTAGGAACTGTAGCTCAGGATTTTGATGGTGCCTATACCCTTGATTTCCAAGTATGGAATGGAAGTACACCAGTTGATCCACTAGGTTGGATTTCATATTAA
- a CDS encoding twin-arginine translocase TatA/TatE family subunit, protein MNTLTILALSWQHILIVAILLVLLFGGKKIPELMRGVGSGIKEFKDAVKEEDKPGSENKSSSTNNNSSSN, encoded by the coding sequence ATGAATACACTAACAATACTTGCCTTATCTTGGCAACATATCCTTATCGTAGCAATACTTTTAGTGCTGCTTTTTGGAGGAAAGAAAATTCCGGAACTAATGAGAGGAGTTGGTTCAGGTATCAAAGAATTTAAAGATGCGGTAAAAGAAGAAGACAAACCAGGTTCTGAAAATAAGTCGTCTTCTACAAACAATAATTCTTCAAGTAACTAA